One window from the genome of Osmerus eperlanus chromosome 3, fOsmEpe2.1, whole genome shotgun sequence encodes:
- the pofut2 gene encoding GDP-fucose protein O-fucosyltransferase 2, whose translation MADIRGTRGVQAPVLWNVSLHSVMTLCIFILTIRTVLAEFKNEDVFRAGNSVTLSTAAAARDLRYLLYDVNPPEGFNLRRDVYIRMASLVKTLGRQGDWVLVLPPWGRLYHWQSPDIHQVRIPWGEFFSVTSLQANVPVIEYEEFIAESGGPFIDQVLVLQNYAEGWTDGKWEEKVDERPCIDRLMYSKDKQGYYRGWYWGYEETRGLNVTCLSAQGHASILAPLLHDNFTAMSVMLDRAETVLHDHYAGKDYWDTRRSMVFAKHLRLIGDEFRAKYLNSTDQTDQTVYNEDWTRMMAKMGSARGGPYLGVHLRRKDFIWGHREDVPSLKGAVKNINILMKKHKLERVFVATDADEEELEELTRMLPEMVRFEPTWEDLELLKDGGVAIIDQWICAHARFFIGTSVSTFSFRIHEEREILGFDPKTTYNRFCGDNETHCEQPTHWKIVY comes from the exons ATGGCGGACATCAGAGGCACAAGAGGAGTGCAAGCGCCAGTGTTATGGAATGTTTCTTTGCATTCTGTAATGACATTGTGCATTTTTATTCTCACAATAAGAACAGTGTTGGCTGAATTTAAAAACGAAGATGTGTTCCGTGCAGGGAACTCGGTCACGTTATCGACCGCAGCAGCAGCACGAGATCTACG GTACCTGCTATATGATGTGAATCCCCCAGAAGGCTTTAACCTCCGCCGGGATGTGTATATCCGCATGGCGTCCCTCGTAAAAACACTGGGAAGGCAGGGGGACTGGGTGCTGGTGCTACCTCCCTGGGGTCGCCTCTACCACTGGCAAAGCCCCGACATCCACCAGGTCCGCATCCCCTGGGGCGAGTTCTTCAGCGTCACAAGCCTGCAGGCCAACGTGCCTGTCATAGAGTATGAGGAGTTCATTGCTG AGTCTGGAGGCCCATTTATTGATCAAGTCCTTGTGCTGCAGAACTATGCTGAAGGCTGGACAGATGGAAAGTGGGAGGAGAAAGTGGATGAGCGGCCATGCATTGATCGTTTAATGTACTCGAAAGACAAGCAGGGCTATTACAG AGGATGGTACTGGGGATATGAAGAAACACGAGGTCTGAATGTCACCTGTTTGTCAGCTCAGGGCCATGCATCTATTCTGGCCCCACTCCTCCATGACAACTTCACAGCAAT GTCAGTTATGCTGGATAGAGCAGAGACTGTTCTGCATGACCACTATGCTGGAAAGGATTACTGGGAT ACTCGCCGGAGCATGGTTTTTGCAAAACACCTGAGACTAATAGGGGATGAATTTAGAGCAAAGTACTTGAATTCAACTGATCAAACAGACCAAACTGTGTATAATGAGGACTGGACTCGAATGATG GCTAAGATGGGTTCTGCTAGAGGTGGGCCATACCTTGGGGTGCACCTCCGCAGGAAGGACTTCATCTGGGGTCACAGAGAGGATGTGCCCAGTCTCAAAGGAGCTGTCAAGAATATTAATATCTTGATGAAGAAGCACAAACTTGAAAGAGTCTTTGTTGCCACGGACGCAGATGAGGAAG AGCTGGAAGAGCTGACGAGGATGCTGCCAGAGATGGTGCGATTTGAGCCTACCTGGGAGGACCTGGAGCTGCTTAAGGacggaggagtggccatcatcGACCAATGGATCTGTGCACATGCCAG GTTTTTCATCGGAACTTCTGTATCCACCTTCTCCTTCCGTAtccatgaggagagagagattctgGGCTTTGACCCTAAAACCACCTACAACCGCTTTTGTGGGGACAATGAGACACACTGTGAACAGCCCACACACTGGAAGATAGTATATTGA